GATTTGTTTCCTGATGCAATGCTAGCTGAAATAGTTACTGCTCTAAAGGCTGTCATCCTGTACAACCAGTTGAACCTGTAGGATATGATTCTCGAGGGAAATGTGATGAATGTGGTTATTCAAGAGATAAAGGGTGAAGCCGTGAATTGGAGCATTGCAGGGATGATTATTCAGGACATCAAGACAATGCTCAAGAAAGTCAAGAATTGGTCTGTGATGCATGTTTCTAGGAAATTCAATAGTTTTGCTCATTGTTTAGCAAAGGATGCACTTAAACTCTCTAAGGAGACCATTAGTTTGGAGGGAGTCGCTTCTTGTATCTGTCATTTGCTAAGCTAAATGAAtacagttttatttaaaaaaaaaaaaaagaagccgaATCTTAATAAACGTGTATGAAGCTAATTTGTACAGTAATTAATTTTTTCGAAAATATTATGGAGCTTGACTTGATTTGATAATAATCTAGGATATTACCCTTagtacaaaaaaagaaaaagaaaaaaagaaaaccctacTTAGAACAGGTGATTTGCATGTGCTTTGATGACAAAAGTGGTACTTTAATTCAGAGTAGATTAGGAGCCATATCTCTTCATAAATAGACCTTTACAAAAACTAGATAATCAAGGTTTTTCGAATTGGAGAGAGGAATCATTTGAATTGGGTGACTTGGAGACAAAAGCTGGCCCGATGTCATGGATCCGTATGACTTTTACCTCCCTTTACTTCTAAGCCATGTCGTGTCTCCAAACTTTATTCATCATGATTGCATGAACATTATCgaaagaattttctttttttgttttcttgaaagaaaacattcttGAATTTGGTTGGTAGGGGATGGCTAACTTGTTTCTTCAATAATTCAATTTTGCATATGAACGCAATTGTCTTAAATGGCCTTGAAGTGTCATGAAAGGAAAGTTAAAAACAATAGGAagcaaaggaaatgaaaaggcAGATCAAAAGCAGCACTTCATGATCACCTATACAAGAAAATGAAGGGTTTAAAGCATATTGATGCATTTTGTTTAGCAAGATAAAAAGAGAAGGTGACTTTGGTAAGGATTTAGAGAGATCTTATGAGTAATGATAGGTACAATTCTAAATAGACAAGTTCCATACaagcattttattaaaaagtggGTTTCATTAATAAAGAATAGTTTCTtttacaccttttttttttttttttttatttttttttttattttttattttaatatagtcCACTTTTTTACAGAAGtttatataagatttttctGTTTGAgatttatacaaatcatttttctttaggtAGAGTGATTGTTTATTCTTAAAGAATCTCATACACATGTACCATTGGATTGGCATATCCTTGACAGTAGTAACCGTTTGCTTTGTCctctaattaaatatttgtttttatcgaATGCGTTCATGTTTAGGCTTAAGTGGGTGCCCCAGACATGAACGTGCCAAGTGAGTAAAAGCTAAGTTATCTTGTATCTTCTCAAAAAGATCTTGGTATTCTAGTTTAGTTTTGCCTTGCAAATTATATTGATCTTACACCTTGGAATGGGATATAAAATCAAGTTACAATTATATAGTGATAAATTCTTCTGATCATCGCAAACTATTGAAGGAATTTCTCAAATGTGAGTCAACTAGAATCGCGAATTGAACTGATCGAGCACTACTTCGTTGGTTTAGCTGTCTCAGGCAAGAGTTGCTTAAAATGAGTGTTCTATAAGCTCTAGTTTCATTTGTAGCGTGCAAGTCATAGTAACCTACTTGAAAAGGCCGAGACAATACCTCTTGTTGCAACAAATCGAGTTTCAAAAACTCATTTATCAATCACATTTTCAGGCACACCAGTGCATTTGAACAATACCTCTTGGTTATACTTCGAAACAAAATCCCGCTCTGCTCTCCTTTCCCTTTTTGCTCTTTCGAGTTTCCTCTTGTCTCCCTGGCTTTATTTACCCTCTTTACTTTGTAGGTTAATGAATATAAGAAATATATCGTTTTTGGAGCACCATCATCACATTAGTCCATACTAACCATGATCCATATGAACTAACATGTGGTCGTCACCAGCCATTGTCAATATTGGTGTGTAATCGGGTTAAACTCCTTTATTAGTTTCAAGCAAATCGTcgatttcaaagttcaaaccaaaAAGCAAGCACAGAGCTAGCTAGCTGGTTAGAATCCTTAATTCAAATCTCTGTTaccttaataattaatttgcatTAAGTACTATAGATTTCTTTATGCAATCACGATAAAAGCAACTCTTAACAGTGTAGATTTACTGAATCTTGAAAATTAATGTTCCAAAAATACAACCAAATTGTTCATGATCTATTCTAGAATATGTTTTTTAGGTGTAAAAAAGTTGATCTTAATGGGTTGTTTGAACATATAAATTACGTATATGGTTGATATCATGTTTACATAATGACCCATATATCTTTTCCAAAAGCAGATTTGAACCCCTTTTGAAACGTTTATATaacttaaaaagagaaaaatgactaaaTGCAATCCCCTTAGAACATTCAAGGCttgaatatattaattaacagAGACAATATTAAAATAACAATCTTAATATATTAACAAACCGAATTCTGTGAAATAAAACTGATAAGACAAAAACTTAAACAAGAAAATTCTGGTGAAAATTGAGATGCGTGCTGAAGGAATTAGCAATGTTGCAGCAAGGCAAGGATAGCTTGATGTGATGCTGAAACTAAAATCCATAGTCAATATAATGTTCATGTGAATGTTGGTTGATATTAAGGATTGACACAAAGAGGGAGAAGAAAGATCAGTGCATGGGTTGTTGGCCCAAAAAACAGCGGCGACGGAGGAGCTGGACATGGTGGAGCTGCTCGATGGCACGCTGTCTTCAAAGGTGGAGGGAACAATACAGACAAGTAAAGAAAGGGCAACGAAATATTgcacaaaaaaactaaaaaaaggaaaagaatgtaTCCAAGATAACTACTAATTAAAGAGGTGTGAATATTGGGGGAGGAGAAGCCGGAAAATGAAAAGGGTGGGGAGTGGAAATCAGGGGGAGCGGGAGAGAgcgagaggaagaaagaaagtgtATGATAATGTATTACCATTTTTGCACTATATAAAGGAAGTTAGTAAATCCAAAAATACCAatgataaagagagagagatagagatacTATTTCTGCAACTTTTGCTTTGCCTTTTTAGTATTAATTacgcaaagaaaagaaaaaggaaaaggaaaaaaaaaggaaaagcgTGAGCAGGGGAAAtaaaggaaatcatgaaagtgGTGAACAGCCAGAGCGAGCGGCGATCAAGGCGGTAGGCAAGTCacgtaaatttttatatatttgagttAGTCAAGAGAAACGGGCAAAAATCACTTACACTCATAAGAAAAgtaccaaagaaaaaaataaaaaagtagataAGGAGGCAGTTTCCTAGGTGGTCACTGGCATTGTTTTTTGGTAGGACGGACAACACCATATCCAAGAAAGTaaaactctttatttatttctttattttttatttttttaaatggaaggGAAGATTCATAAATTTGGTGGCAAGCTGCGGATATATCATATATGGTCCGAGTTGGCCTTCCATTTTGTACAGAAACAGAGCCTGCAGAAACCGCCCATGTTAAATACGTTTATTATCTGAGTATAAATTATACacagtagagaggaaaaaaatgcaGTAAACTtcgagatagagagagagagagattgaagcGGGCACTTTTTGTAAGGTCTACGGACGCTTTCAGCCCTCATTCAATGCTTTCCCGAACACCCCACCCCCTTTTCTCCCAACTCCACCATACATTCAGTTGTTCCATCCCTCCCACCTCTGCAACTAGTACCATCATCCCTGTACCTTTCTCAGCGTATCCTTGTATTCAGGTATGGTTTTGGGATGTGAAACTGGAAGAAAGTTTTGGGggtcttttctttttatctcaTGAAGtcgtttcttttttggttttcatAAATGATTTGGATTTTCTCTGTGTGTGTGGTTTGTAGGCAGAAACGGAAATGGAATGCGTGGAAGCGGCGTTAAAGAACAGTTTTAGGAAGGAAATGACGGTGAAATCAACCCCACAGTTGGTTTTCGAGGATTTGTCATCTGGAAATGGGCAAAATGGCGTGGGTTGCGACGACTTTTTTGTGGACGAATTCCTGGACTTGTCTAATGAAGATGGGTTTGTGAAGGAAGAGCCggcagaagaagaagaggaacaaGAGGAAGAAGATAAGGGCTTTGTCTCTGTTTCCCATCAGCAGGACCACCAAAATTCCAACACTAAAATCACTTTCTCTGCCAAAGAAGAGTTTGGCTCCGAACTCAGCGTTCCggtactttcttttcttttaacccTTCTCTTAAAATACAAACGGACGGTTTTTTATGAAGGAGTTTCATGGTAGTTATTGACCCAAGGTATCGTCTTTCTGAACAGACCGATGATTTAGCGAACCTGGAATGGCTGTTTGTTGAGGATTCTTTTCCCGAATTCTGCACACCGTACCCAGCCGGAAGTTTAACGGAAAAGCCTAAGAACGAAGGGCCGGAACCGGAACCGGAACCGGTAAAGCCTTATTTCAAGACACCTGTTCCAGCTAAGGCTAGAAGCAAGCGCACCAGAACCGGAGGCCGAGTTTGGTCCCTTAGGTCCCCTTCGCTGACCGAGTCGTCCTCTAGTTCAACCTCCTCGACCTCTTCCTCGTCCCCTTCAAGTACTTGGCTCATACACCCCACGGCGGCCCAGAACGCTGGACCGGTCGAGACAGTTTATTCGGTGGAAAAACCACCAGCGAAGAAGCAGAAGAAAAAGCTGACGCCGTGGGAGCCGGTGTCAGTCTCTGGTGGGGCCCAGCCACCGAGGCGGTGCAGCCATTGCGGTGTCCAGAAGACACCACAGTGGAGAACAGGTCCGCTCGGAGCGAAGACGCTGTGCAACGCTTGTGGGGTCCGGTTTAAGTCCGGTCGGCTCCTACCCGAATATAGGCCCGCTTGTAGCCCGACTTTCTCGAGCGAACTGCATTCCAACCATCACCGGAAAGTGCTGGAGATGCGGCGGAAGAAGGAGTCACCGGGGGTGACCCAGTCCGATTTGGCCGCTCCTGCGGTGTCCAATTTTTGAgaaaaactcttaaaaaaaaaaaatctcgttaaaaaactaaaatttaggGAAAGAGAGAAGATTAGGAGAAGAACCGGAGATACTGAGGGAACCGGGTTCGAACGGGCCATAGTTAGTGTATATTCTTTTCATGGTGGGTGAGTTAGGTTGTTTTACTTGTAGGAATGTAACTTAATTAGGGAGACTTCAATATGTAactttctctatttattttctttttcttctgatATTATCCATtcctattttagtaatttgagagacAAATCGTTACCCCTTTTATctaaatgttttgtttttgttgagaatttttaaaaattttatttttaagtcggTGTAGAGTTTATTTAGtaaagtaattaatttaaaagataaattttaaaatttaaacattaccaataaaaaattatcattaaaGGAACATGGATATTATAGCTCTAAGActataattaattgataatcATATTAAGAAGTAGTACTAGCTTTTAGGGAATTATGATAAAAAGATTAAGAATGCATATAAAATATCAgtctaaatatataaagtaaatctaaaatatttatacatgATATTTAAAGtttaatcaaaagaaaaaattgatggtATAGGAGAGAGATATTGAGGGAGATGTAAAGAGTTCAATCTTTAGTTGGTATGGCCGTTGGAAAGCAAAGACATCGTGGGTGAAGatgtgtatgcatgaatgtGGCTTAGGTAATTGGTGTACCTAGAAACCCCACCACTGGAAGCTGTTTGTGCTTCGTTATTTCCGAACTCCTAAAAAGTGAGAGAGGCTTGTGCACTTGTGATTATGTCCGGTTGTTCAGCCACTGGCCCCCTTTCTTCGATTCCAACGTAATATGGGTTTTTAATGCTGTTTTGGACCATCCAATTTCCCTTTTGACGAAATTCTAAAGgcactctatatatatatgtgtgtgtatatatatatatatatctgtgtggTTACTgtcaaataattaatatgtatatcatataaaaaaaatgggggaaaaaaaaaaaaaaagataagagaGAAGCTCATGGACTCGAATATTTACCATGAGTTCAAAAATTTGACTCGTCCATTTCCATGTCAGCTTAGGGCGGGTGTgtgtgtggttttttttttttttttttt
This genomic window from Carya illinoinensis cultivar Pawnee chromosome 7, C.illinoinensisPawnee_v1, whole genome shotgun sequence contains:
- the LOC122316479 gene encoding GATA transcription factor 5 isoform X1, with the translated sequence MLSRTPHPLFSQLHHTFSCSIPPTSATSTIIPVPFSAYPCIQAETEMECVEAALKNSFRKEMTVKSTPQLVFEDLSSGNGQNGVGCDDFFVDEFLDLSNEDGFVKEEPAEEEEEQEEEDKGFVSVSHQQDHQNSNTKITFSAKEEFGSELSVPTDDLANLEWLFVEDSFPEFCTPYPAGSLTEKPKNEGPEPEPEPVKPYFKTPVPAKARSKRTRTGGRVWSLRSPSLTESSSSSTSSTSSSSPSSTWLIHPTAAQNAGPVETVYSVEKPPAKKQKKKLTPWEPVSVSGGAQPPRRCSHCGVQKTPQWRTGPLGAKTLCNACGVRFKSGRLLPEYRPACSPTFSSELHSNHHRKVLEMRRKKESPGVTQSDLAAPAVSNF
- the LOC122316479 gene encoding GATA transcription factor 5 isoform X2, which gives rise to MECVEAALKNSFRKEMTVKSTPQLVFEDLSSGNGQNGVGCDDFFVDEFLDLSNEDGFVKEEPAEEEEEQEEEDKGFVSVSHQQDHQNSNTKITFSAKEEFGSELSVPTDDLANLEWLFVEDSFPEFCTPYPAGSLTEKPKNEGPEPEPEPVKPYFKTPVPAKARSKRTRTGGRVWSLRSPSLTESSSSSTSSTSSSSPSSTWLIHPTAAQNAGPVETVYSVEKPPAKKQKKKLTPWEPVSVSGGAQPPRRCSHCGVQKTPQWRTGPLGAKTLCNACGVRFKSGRLLPEYRPACSPTFSSELHSNHHRKVLEMRRKKESPGVTQSDLAAPAVSNF